One genomic segment of Panicum virgatum strain AP13 chromosome 2N, P.virgatum_v5, whole genome shotgun sequence includes these proteins:
- the LOC120662957 gene encoding nucleolin-like encodes MGRAVRSFASRDDDRARGFNSVLGAKQGKNARFRRDEALSAKGVDPVGEAHLHNREAERIYRELTREAEERYAAERAAAAAAEKAAAAAAKKAAAAVVVPGVVAAPDANDELVHQGEDDTADAAVAEEGDGDENDDTEEDEDEGGDVLIAVNAASDSVLGEKDIDEEAKRADAAFDPIAVNAATVSAVDKEDDKEVLKRASAVGEINDDKGVAFVREAMVASAVGADKEEEVQATGNTAGVAEEGDGDEGGDTKEDEDGGWGEDILVTVNAASDSALDEKGVDEEAQRAGEAAVIFVAVNAAAVSAEDDKEELKCASAVVERNDYEEGVAFVREASVVSAVGGGDEEAEQCTGNTAGIAVAGDDEEGHGAANAAGVAVAVDAASAPSSTRATKF; translated from the coding sequence ATGGGAAGAGCGGTCCGGAGCTTCGCTTCGCGCGACGACGACCGGGCCCGCGGGTTCAACTCCGTGCTCGGGGCGAAGCAGGGCAAGAATGCCCGGTTCCGGAGGGACGAGGCGCTTTCCGCTAAGGGCGTCGATCCCGTGGGAGAGGCCCATCTTCACAACCGTGAAGCAGAAAGGATCTACAGGGAGCTGACCCGCGAGGCGGAGGAGCGCTACGCGGCCGAGAGGGCCGCAGCTGCAGCTGCGGAGAAAGCGGCGGCTGCCGCTGCTAAGAAAGCAGCGGCCGCGGTCGTCGTACCAGGCGTCGTCGCGGCCCCGGATGCGAACGATGAGTTGGTTCACCAGGGCGAGGATGATACCGCGGACGCTGCCGTAGCcgaggaaggggatggcgaCGAGAACGACGACACGGAGGAAGATGAGGACGAGGGCGGGGATGTCCTCATCGCCGTGAACGCGGCCTCCGACTCCGTCTTGGGCGAGAAGGACATCGACGAAGAGGCCAAGCGCGCCGACGCTGCGTTCGACCCCATCGCCGTCAACGcggccaccgtctccgccgTGGACAAGGAGGACGATAAGGAAGTGCTGAAGCGCGCGTCCGCCGTGGGCGAGATAAACGACGACAAGGGCGTCGCCTTCGTCAGGGAGGCGATGGTCGCCTCCGCCGTGGGCGCggacaaggaggaggaggtgcaggcCACCGGCAACACCGCAGGCGTCGCCGAGGAAGGGGACGGCGATGAGGGAGGCGACACGAAGGAAGATGAGGACGGGGGCTGGGGCGAGGACATCCTCGTCACCGTGAACGCGGCCTCCGACTCCGCCTTGGACGAGAAGGGCGTCGACGAAGAGGCCCAGCGCGCCGGCGAAGCTGCGGTCATCTTCGTCGCCGTCAACGCGGCCGCCGTCTCCGCCGAGGACGACAAGGAAGAGCTGAAGTGCGCGTCCGCCGTGGTCGAGAGGAACGACTACGAGGAGGGCGTCGCCTTCGTCAGGGAAGCGTCGGTCGTCTCCGCCGTGGGCGGCGGGGACGAGGAGGCGGAGCAGTGCACGGGCAACACCGCAGGCATTGCCGTGGCCGGTGACGACGAGGAGGGGCACGGCGCGGCCAACGCCGCGGGCGTCGCCGTGGCTGTGGACGCGGCCTCCGCGCCTTCGTCTACAAGGGCGACCAAGTTCTGA
- the LOC120662041 gene encoding uncharacterized protein LOC120662041, producing the protein MAPDTGHTHEVEDDMISKLNDDVLLSILENVNLATSMRASVLSKRWRCLPWLLTQLSIDIKDFLHEPYADPKLDDHIDKAMSSLTEAVRIMLAPTHRKSIITRLCILFFVTSGYSSKIGHLVNEAIENEMVKDVELASGLEMMPGDISDEDMVKHADSVNSFFGNYSNIYCCLTSLSLYNASFAESDLHNILANMCTQLHYLYLYHCDTGYDSLFKINAPNSKLNVLEFSYCSFDRVDLICLPKLKQLICGFWLSRYLPLTLGDVPCLKEVEIYAATTHHEPFKLSELLCGTTCIDSLTLDFYGRKIWLQPEQGQLRSAFRNLRELRLHDIFVGFGLMWTTALLEAAPSIEILKVEVYDHRCEDEEKKKQIYGERTNAPWQVSDTAHPQHPSLKELQLFGFNATEQHMAFIGAIMERASNLQIVLLKEQYCDYCNAISTTFGECGFPKNEGEQELVVDNIRNRFSFRAQIIFSGHKLCSD; encoded by the exons ATGGCGCCTGATACTGGACATACCCAT GAAGTTGAGGACGACATGATAAGCAAATTAAATGATGATGTTTTGCTCTCAATCTTAGAAAATGTCAACTTAGCAACATCAATGAGGGCTAGTGTACTATCCAAACGATGGAGATGCCTTCCTTGGTTGCTCACACAACTCAGCATAGATATCAAGGACTTCCTTCATGAACCATATGCTGATCCCAAACTGGATGATCACATTGATAAAGCAATGTCATCTCTGACGGAAGCAGTTAGGATCATGTTGGCTCCTACTCACAGAAAGTCTATCATCACAAGACTTTGCATTTTGTTCTTTGTAACCAGTGGGTACTCAAGCAAAATTGGCCATCTTGTCAATGAAGCTATTGAAAATGAAATGGTAAAAGATGTAGAGCTTGCAAGTGGGCTTGAGATGATGCCTGGCGATATTAGCGATGAAGACATGGTAAAGCATGCAGATAGTGTGAATAGTTTCTTTGGCAACTATTCTAATATATACTGTTGCCTCACAAGCCTATCCCTTTACAATGCAAGCTTTGCTGAATCGGATCTACATAATATCCTTGCAAATATGTGCACACAATTGCATTATCTTTATCTGTACCATTGTGATACTGGCTATGACTCATTATTCAAGATCAATGCGCCAAACTCAAAACTCAATGTGCTGGAATTTTCTTACTGTTCTTTTGATCGAGTTGATTTGATTTGCCTTCCAAAGTTAAAGCAACTCATATGTGGCTTTTGGCTATCTCGATATTTACCCTTGACTTTGGGAGATGTCCCATGCCTCAAGGAAGTAGAAATCTATGCAGCAACAACTCATCATGAACCATTCAAGTTAAGTGAGCTTCTATGTGGCACAACATGCATAGATTCTCTAACGTTGGATTTCTACGGACGAAAG ATTTGGTTACAACCAGAGCAAGGTCAACTTCGCTCGGCATTTAGAAATTTGAGGGAATTGCGTCTACATGATATTTTTGTTGGATTTGGCCTTATGTGGACAACAGCCCTTCTTGAAGCTGCACCATCCATTGAGATACTCAAAGTTGAG GTATATGACCATCGCTGTGAGGATGAGGAGAAAAAGAAGCAGATTTATGGAGAAAGAACTAATGCACCATGGCAAGTGTCAGACACTGCGCACCCTCAGCACCCGTCATTGAAAGAGCTCCAACTCTTTGGTTTCAATGCAACAGAACAGCATATGGCATTTATAGGAGCCATAATGGAGCGAGCATCTAACTTACAGATAGTTCTTCTGAAGGAACAATACTGTGATTACTGCAATGCAATCAGTACTACTTTTGGCGAATGTGGATTTCCGAAGAACGAGGGGGAACAAGAGTTGGTAGTTGATAATATAAGGAACCGGTTCTCCTTCCGTGCCCAAATAATTTTTAGTGGACACAAACTTTGCAGTGATTGA